One segment of Gammaproteobacteria bacterium DNA contains the following:
- a CDS encoding phosphatidate cytidylyltransferase, with protein MLKQRVITASILALLVIWAVLKLPATGFGLALLTIILPGAWEWTRLVGLAAPRDRGLYVGGVLLLILAIWPLLDHTALMSGLLSVVVLSWCGALLWLRYYAQRPDHQDRSLAIGIAGVIVLVAPWAAFMELRGEFGPSYVLFLFLLVWAADVGAYFAGRRWGQRKLAPAISPGKTWEGVGGAVMATLVLALAGAALLDVGARWPAFVMICLITVGFSIAGDLFESMLKRQCGVKDSGSLLPGHGGVLDRVDSLTAAAPVFLLGLHGVWG; from the coding sequence ATGCTTAAGCAGCGCGTTATCACGGCAAGCATTTTGGCGCTCCTGGTCATTTGGGCCGTGTTGAAATTGCCTGCAACAGGATTTGGCTTGGCGCTGTTGACGATTATTTTGCCCGGCGCCTGGGAATGGACGAGGCTGGTGGGTTTGGCGGCGCCGCGTGATCGAGGACTGTATGTGGGCGGAGTGCTGCTGCTCATTCTGGCGATCTGGCCGCTGCTCGACCACACGGCGCTTATGAGTGGTCTGCTGAGCGTGGTGGTCCTGAGTTGGTGCGGCGCGCTGCTGTGGCTGCGCTACTATGCTCAACGCCCTGATCATCAGGATCGGTCATTGGCGATAGGGATCGCTGGCGTGATCGTGCTGGTCGCGCCATGGGCGGCATTCATGGAATTGCGCGGCGAATTTGGACCGAGCTATGTGCTGTTTCTGTTCCTGCTGGTCTGGGCGGCGGATGTCGGCGCCTATTTCGCGGGCCGCCGCTGGGGGCAGCGCAAGCTGGCACCGGCAATCAGTCCGGGCAAAACCTGGGAAGGAGTTGGCGGCGCCGTGATGGCGACGTTGGTGCTGGCGCTGGCCGGCGCAGCGTTACTGGATGTTGGGGCGCGCTGGCCGGCGTTCGTGATGATATGTTTGATTACCGTGGGTTTTTCCATTGCTGGGGACTTGTTCGAGAGTATGCTCAAACGCCAGTGCGGGGTGAAGGATAGCGGATCGCTTCTACCGGGGCACGGCGGTGTTCTCGACCGAGTGGATAGTCTGACTGCGGCTGCGCCGGTCTTTCTGCTGGGCCTCCATGGAGTATGGGGATGA
- a CDS encoding 1-deoxy-D-xylulose-5-phosphate reductoisomerase has protein sequence MSGPIGIAILGSTGSIGVSTLNVLQRHPERFRVVALTAHRDVEGLFQQCLTHEPEYAVMADADAAEQLRDRLQTTGRRVEVLAGVEGLERVAALPGVGAVMAAIVGAVGLLPTLAAARAGKRVLLANKEALVMAGPLFMAAVRERGAELLPIDSEHNAVFQCLPPTFATEGLDAVGVRRILLTGSGGPFRLTPLEQLPKATPEQACAHPNWSMGRKISVDSATMMNKGLEVIEAHWLFGAPPERIEVVVHPQSVIHSMVEYRDGSVLAQLGNPDMRTPIAHALAWPRRLASGATFLDFAQMAPLEFTTPDFSRFPCLELAFAALAAGGTAPVILNAADEIAVQAFLDRRIRYTDIHTVVQYTLERVNRRAIASLAVILDDDVQARTVAGEWVAAHGRGLS, from the coding sequence ATGAGTGGGCCGATCGGCATCGCCATTCTCGGTTCCACTGGCTCCATCGGCGTCAGTACGCTGAATGTGCTACAGCGTCACCCCGAGCGTTTCCGGGTGGTCGCATTGACCGCGCATCGTGATGTCGAAGGTCTGTTTCAACAATGCCTGACCCATGAACCCGAGTATGCGGTGATGGCGGACGCCGACGCTGCGGAGCAGTTACGTGACCGGTTACAGACGACAGGGCGCAGGGTCGAGGTGCTGGCGGGTGTGGAAGGATTGGAGCGGGTGGCGGCTTTGCCGGGAGTTGGGGCCGTCATGGCGGCGATTGTCGGGGCCGTCGGCTTGTTGCCGACCCTGGCGGCGGCGCGGGCCGGCAAGCGAGTGCTGCTGGCCAACAAGGAGGCGCTGGTCATGGCCGGGCCGCTGTTCATGGCGGCGGTGCGCGAGCGGGGTGCGGAATTATTGCCCATCGACAGTGAACATAATGCAGTGTTTCAGTGTCTTCCTCCAACCTTTGCTACGGAAGGACTTGACGCTGTCGGAGTACGGCGCATTCTTCTAACTGGTTCGGGCGGACCGTTTCGCCTCACCCCCCTCGAACAACTACCGAAAGCGACTCCAGAACAAGCTTGCGCGCATCCAAACTGGAGCATGGGTCGGAAAATTTCCGTCGATTCGGCCACCATGATGAACAAGGGTCTGGAAGTCATCGAAGCGCATTGGCTGTTTGGCGCGCCGCCGGAACGGATTGAAGTGGTGGTTCACCCGCAAAGCGTGATTCATTCCATGGTGGAATACCGGGATGGCTCGGTGCTGGCTCAACTGGGCAATCCGGATATGCGCACTCCCATTGCCCATGCCCTGGCTTGGCCGCGACGATTGGCGTCAGGGGCAACATTCCTGGATTTTGCCCAAATGGCTCCCCTGGAGTTTACGACCCCGGACTTCTCGCGCTTCCCCTGCCTGGAACTGGCTTTTGCCGCGCTGGCCGCGGGCGGCACGGCCCCGGTCATTCTTAATGCAGCTGACGAAATTGCCGTGCAAGCCTTTCTCGATCGACGGATTCGCTACACTGACATCCATACTGTTGTCCAATACACTCTGGAGCGGGTGAACAGACGCGCTATTGCGTCACTGGCGGTCATCCTCGATGACGATGTCCAGGCCCGAACCGTGGCCGGCGAATGGGTCGCCGCGCA